A genome region from Chloroflexota bacterium includes the following:
- a CDS encoding glycosyltransferase family 39 protein has protein sequence MKGLFARRGAQWLLIAILSLGLGLRLWGISFGLPYMYHPDEGVPVKIALRFLQTGNLNPEFFHWPALLFYLNALVYGAFYLVGWLTGRFARPTDLVYPDYEMMAVGRTDLPEIFLLGRGLSALIGVLTIVLVYLIGREWRGARVAALIAATLIAVEATSVKHSHFIRPDILAIFCALITALFALKVAEEPRMKNYALAGIGIGLTTASKYNGALIFVALVAAHLLRYGWRGFARKEIYLAGAMSVLTFLLLNPFVILDWQRFAKLGPMDDANIYATGHPGAEGDSFQWYRGFLFGNLGWLTPLALAEALLILRARDHKGITLLIFPLIYFVFISQFTVHHDTTILPVVPFVIISAAHFLARAYEFSSQRFPRWRVGLTALLVVVVAWLGLPSLHVTVASDARLLQPDGREQARRWIHTNLSRGSRIALEAYSPYLDRDRFFVDGFYGIQDHAPEWYVANGYEYLIFSQGVYARYFAEPARYTAEINRYNALFARFTPIARFDDGAYEIKVYATGATAPSTRVGVRFGEYADLVELVGYETLSWRAGEPLRVQFFWRALGDKPEPFQVQLRVLDAQDREIAKTQQDLFQGKGWRAEMFADVWTIPVPADAAPGTYRLQVDVIWMRYNFQLPVKTWSGQAREDLVLESFELLNRASE, from the coding sequence ATGAAGGGATTGTTCGCGCGGCGCGGCGCGCAGTGGCTCTTGATCGCGATCCTGAGTCTGGGATTGGGTTTGCGGCTGTGGGGAATTAGTTTTGGACTGCCATACATGTACCATCCCGACGAAGGGGTGCCGGTCAAAATTGCGCTCCGTTTTCTGCAGACCGGCAATTTGAATCCGGAATTTTTCCATTGGCCCGCCCTGCTGTTTTACCTGAACGCGCTCGTGTATGGCGCGTTCTATCTTGTCGGTTGGCTCACCGGCAGATTCGCGCGACCGACCGATCTTGTTTATCCTGACTATGAAATGATGGCAGTCGGTCGAACGGATCTGCCGGAGATTTTTTTGTTGGGACGCGGACTGTCGGCGCTCATCGGCGTGTTGACAATCGTTCTAGTTTATTTAATCGGGCGCGAATGGCGCGGCGCTCGCGTCGCCGCGCTGATTGCGGCTACACTGATCGCGGTCGAAGCCACGAGTGTCAAGCACAGTCATTTTATCCGCCCCGATATCCTCGCGATTTTTTGTGCGCTGATCACCGCGTTATTCGCGCTCAAGGTCGCCGAAGAGCCGCGAATGAAAAATTACGCGCTTGCCGGCATTGGCATCGGCTTGACGACGGCGAGCAAGTACAACGGCGCGCTGATTTTTGTCGCGCTGGTCGCGGCGCATCTCTTGCGCTATGGTTGGCGCGGATTCGCACGCAAAGAAATCTATCTCGCCGGCGCGATGAGCGTCCTCACTTTTTTGTTGCTCAATCCATTCGTCATTCTCGATTGGCAACGCTTTGCCAAACTCGGACCTATGGATGACGCAAACATTTATGCGACCGGTCATCCCGGCGCGGAAGGCGATTCGTTCCAATGGTATAGGGGATTCTTGTTTGGCAACCTGGGTTGGCTCACGCCGCTTGCGCTTGCCGAGGCGTTATTGATTCTGCGCGCGCGGGATCACAAAGGGATTACGCTGCTGATTTTTCCGCTCATTTATTTTGTTTTCATCAGCCAGTTCACCGTCCATCACGATACGACGATTTTGCCGGTCGTTCCTTTTGTAATTATTTCCGCGGCGCATTTTCTCGCGCGCGCGTATGAATTTTCGTCGCAACGATTTCCGCGCTGGCGCGTCGGGCTGACCGCGTTGCTTGTGGTCGTTGTGGCGTGGTTGGGTTTGCCCTCTCTGCATGTGACTGTCGCGTCTGACGCGCGATTGTTGCAACCGGATGGACGCGAGCAGGCGCGTCGGTGGATTCACACCAACCTGTCGCGCGGTTCACGCATCGCGCTTGAAGCATACTCGCCCTATCTGGATCGCGATCGTTTTTTTGTGGACGGCTTTTATGGAATTCAAGATCACGCCCCGGAGTGGTACGTCGCGAACGGCTACGAGTATTTGATTTTCAGTCAAGGCGTGTATGCGCGTTATTTCGCCGAACCCGCGCGTTACACCGCGGAAATCAATCGCTACAACGCGCTCTTTGCGCGCTTTACCCCGATTGCGCGCTTTGATGACGGCGCGTACGAAATTAAAGTGTATGCGACCGGCGCAACCGCGCCAAGCACGCGCGTCGGCGTGCGTTTCGGCGAGTACGCCGATCTGGTCGAACTCGTTGGCTATGAAACACTGTCCTGGCGCGCGGGCGAACCATTGCGCGTTCAATTTTTTTGGCGCGCGCTCGGCGACAAACCAGAGCCATTCCAAGTTCAGCTACGCGTGTTGGACGCGCAGGATCGCGAGATCGCCAAAACACAACAAGATTTGTTTCAGGGCAAGGGCTGGCGCGCGGAAATGTTTGCTGATGTGTGGACGATTCCAGTTCCTGCCGATGCCGCGCCGGGAACGTATCGGCTGCAAGTGGATGTGATTTGGATGCGGTACAATTTTCAACTGCCGGTCAAAACCTGGAGCGGTCAAGCGCGCGAGGATCTCGTTTTGGAATCGTTTGAACTGCTCAACCGCGCAAGCGAATGA
- the eutM gene encoding ethanolamine utilization microcompartment protein EutM encodes MSTVPPEMIALGMVETRGLIGSIEAADAMVKAANVKLIGSEYIGGGFVTVMVRGDVGAVKAATDAGAAAAKRVGELVSVHVIPRPHGDVEAILPTSKGAFGGRNG; translated from the coding sequence ATGTCCACAGTTCCCCCCGAAATGATCGCGCTCGGCATGGTCGAGACACGTGGCTTGATCGGCTCGATTGAAGCCGCGGACGCGATGGTCAAAGCCGCGAACGTTAAACTCATTGGCAGTGAATACATCGGCGGTGGGTTCGTCACCGTGATGGTGCGCGGCGATGTCGGCGCGGTCAAAGCCGCGACCGATGCCGGCGCGGCGGCGGCGAAACGCGTCGGCGAACTCGTCAGCGTTCACGTGATCCCGCGCCCGCACGGCGATGTCGAAGCGATTCTACCGACAAGCAAGGGCGCGTTTGGCGGACGGAACGGCTAG
- a CDS encoding DUF4926 domain-containing protein, with amino-acid sequence MPNEIKMLDIVALTVDLPEYNLWRGQVGTVVEILAGGAAFEIEFSDRDGRTFESLGLRPDQIMVLRYEPRPTPPMSTAMPA; translated from the coding sequence ATGCCAAACGAGATTAAAATGCTTGACATAGTGGCGCTTACGGTTGATCTGCCAGAATATAATTTGTGGCGCGGACAAGTTGGCACAGTCGTGGAAATTCTCGCGGGAGGTGCCGCTTTTGAAATCGAATTCAGTGATCGTGATGGGCGAACCTTTGAATCGCTGGGTTTGCGCCCGGACCAGATCATGGTTCTGCGCTACGAACCACGACCAACTCCACCGATGTCTACCGCAATGCCGGCATAG
- a CDS encoding zinc-ribbon domain-containing protein, protein MAGWNDLGNIWNTFKELDVRPIADEAERPIVLAFVGAAGVGKSTLIAALRHDKRAREKVISPTMEADLRVAPAARLGDADLIVLMLDATAPDISAETELYANLKSAGRALLIFYNKMDALSDASAVANSLNQWVGTRIAVGSALDPDSLATEFVPRVMDALRSRHLALARHYPLFRDAVARALINDTAFANASYALGTGFAEIIPVLDVPFNIADLVVLTKNQAMMVYKLGLALGRSTRWQDHMAELGSVVGAGFLWRQAARQLIGLIPVWGIVPKVAIAYAGTFAVGEAVLYWYHTGKKMTGNDLRAAYNHALRRGKEIAQKLIERAPRPGLPKLRMPRVTFPALPKPRTKNVCPNCGKRNPREARFCAYCATALISP, encoded by the coding sequence ATGGCGGGCTGGAACGATCTCGGTAACATTTGGAACACGTTCAAAGAATTGGACGTGCGTCCGATTGCCGACGAAGCGGAGCGTCCCATCGTGCTCGCGTTCGTCGGCGCGGCGGGTGTGGGTAAGTCCACGTTGATCGCCGCGCTGCGCCACGATAAACGCGCGCGCGAAAAAGTGATCAGCCCCACGATGGAAGCCGATCTCCGCGTCGCGCCCGCCGCGCGCCTCGGCGATGCAGACCTGATTGTGTTGATGCTCGACGCGACCGCGCCAGATATTTCCGCCGAGACTGAACTGTACGCAAATCTGAAATCGGCGGGACGCGCTCTGCTGATCTTTTACAACAAGATGGACGCGTTGAGCGATGCGAGCGCGGTTGCCAATTCGTTGAATCAGTGGGTTGGCACGCGCATCGCGGTCGGTTCGGCGCTCGACCCCGATTCGCTCGCGACCGAGTTCGTTCCGCGCGTGATGGACGCGTTGCGTAGCCGACATCTCGCGCTTGCGCGGCACTATCCCTTGTTTCGCGATGCCGTCGCGCGCGCGCTTATCAACGATACGGCGTTCGCCAACGCGAGTTACGCGCTCGGCACCGGTTTCGCCGAAATCATTCCGGTGCTCGACGTGCCATTCAACATTGCCGACCTGGTTGTCTTAACGAAGAATCAAGCGATGATGGTGTACAAACTGGGTCTCGCGCTCGGTCGGTCTACGCGTTGGCAAGATCACATGGCGGAACTGGGTAGCGTCGTCGGCGCGGGATTTTTGTGGCGGCAAGCCGCGCGGCAACTCATCGGCTTGATTCCAGTGTGGGGCATCGTGCCCAAGGTGGCGATTGCGTACGCGGGTACATTCGCGGTCGGTGAGGCGGTGTTGTACTGGTATCACACCGGCAAAAAGATGACCGGCAACGATCTGCGCGCGGCGTACAACCACGCGTTGCGGCGCGGTAAAGAGATCGCGCAGAAATTGATCGAACGTGCGCCGCGACCCGGATTGCCAAAACTCAGGATGCCGCGCGTGACCTTTCCCGCGTTGCCCAAGCCACGCACGAAAAACGTCTGTCCAAACTGCGGCAAGAGAAATCCGCGCGAGGCGAGATTTTGCGCGTACTGCGCGACTGCATTGATTTCACCGTAA
- a CDS encoding EutN/CcmL family microcompartment protein yields MLIARVVGTVVSTMKDEKMVGRKLLIVREVTAENEIVGKPLVAIDTVDAGVGDVVLVAQGSSARQTFLTKDTPTDAVIMAIVDTLEVQGTVTFRKGS; encoded by the coding sequence ATGCTCATCGCGCGGGTTGTCGGTACGGTCGTCTCCACGATGAAGGACGAAAAAATGGTCGGACGGAAATTGCTCATCGTCCGCGAAGTGACGGCGGAGAATGAAATCGTCGGTAAACCGCTCGTCGCGATTGACACGGTGGACGCCGGCGTCGGCGATGTCGTCCTCGTCGCGCAAGGCAGTTCCGCGCGCCAAACCTTTCTCACCAAAGACACGCCGACCGACGCGGTGATTATGGCGATTGTGGATACGCTCGAAGTGCAAGGCACGGTGACGTTTCGCAAAGGAAGTTGA
- a CDS encoding 1-acyl-sn-glycerol-3-phosphate acyltransferase codes for MNTVFEPHTRPPLWYRGARLAFIVLARWLFKVRIVGRANIPRGSYIVVANHLSWIDPFLLMVALPAEPRLYFIGAQQAINRDWKMWLMRRVDILIPFERGALWLGKDLLKKSFDVLQSGAILGIFPEGTLGSREGELLALQRGIGHLLLRNGATVLPVALSGAQELYLGKPITVTIGKPFVVAVAGLDRQAAIAAAIAQVERALRAILPPYVEPNVRIKRMRFLTNLLG; via the coding sequence ATGAACACTGTATTCGAACCCCACACGCGCCCGCCGCTGTGGTACAGAGGCGCGCGCCTCGCGTTCATCGTTTTGGCACGCTGGTTGTTCAAGGTTCGGATTGTCGGTCGCGCGAATATCCCGCGCGGCAGTTACATCGTCGTCGCGAATCATCTGAGTTGGATTGATCCGTTTCTGCTGATGGTCGCGTTGCCCGCCGAACCACGCCTCTATTTCATTGGCGCGCAGCAGGCGATCAATCGCGACTGGAAAATGTGGTTGATGCGTCGCGTGGACATTTTGATTCCCTTCGAGCGCGGCGCGTTGTGGCTGGGTAAAGACCTGCTCAAGAAATCGTTCGACGTGTTGCAAAGCGGCGCGATCCTGGGAATTTTTCCGGAAGGCACGTTAGGATCGCGCGAGGGTGAGTTACTTGCTCTGCAACGCGGCATCGGTCATTTGTTGTTGCGGAATGGCGCGACGGTGTTGCCGGTCGCGTTGAGCGGCGCGCAAGAATTGTATCTGGGTAAACCGATTACGGTCACGATTGGTAAACCATTCGTTGTTGCGGTTGCCGGCTTGGATCGGCAGGCGGCGATTGCCGCTGCTATCGCGCAAGTTGAACGCGCGCTCCGCGCGATATTGCCGCCCTATGTCGAGCCGAACGTCCGCATCAAACGAATGCGCTTTTTGACAAACTTGCTTGGTTGA
- a CDS encoding dodecin domain-containing protein, whose amino-acid sequence MADSVYKVIELIGTSTESWEKAAANAIKMASKSLRDLRIAEIVQLDMQIEDGKAVTYRAKVKISFKYHGGE is encoded by the coding sequence ATGGCGGACAGTGTCTACAAGGTCATCGAACTGATCGGCACGAGCACCGAGTCATGGGAAAAAGCGGCGGCGAACGCGATCAAGATGGCATCCAAATCGCTGCGTGATCTACGCATCGCCGAAATCGTGCAACTCGATATGCAGATCGAAGATGGCAAGGCGGTGACGTATCGCGCCAAAGTCAAAATCTCTTTCAAATACCATGGTGGCGAGTAG
- a CDS encoding HU family DNA-binding protein, translated as MAERMGKTEFVGAIADKTGVAKKDVKAVLDAMNEVVMGELGKNGPGEAVIPGLLKLNVIIKPAVPERDGVNPFTKQPTVFKAKPERRLVKARVLKGLKDAIGGVPAKKAESGMSESAG; from the coding sequence ATGGCTGAACGAATGGGCAAGACCGAATTTGTGGGCGCGATTGCGGACAAGACCGGCGTCGCCAAGAAAGATGTGAAAGCCGTTCTCGACGCAATGAACGAAGTCGTGATGGGTGAACTCGGCAAGAATGGTCCCGGCGAAGCGGTGATTCCTGGTTTGCTAAAATTGAACGTCATCATCAAGCCAGCGGTACCGGAACGCGATGGGGTCAATCCCTTTACCAAACAACCGACCGTGTTCAAAGCCAAGCCGGAACGCCGACTCGTCAAGGCGCGCGTGCTCAAGGGTTTGAAAGACGCGATCGGCGGCGTGCCCGCGAAAAAAGCAGAGTCGGGAATGAGTGAGAGCGCGGGCTAA
- a CDS encoding tyrosine-type recombinase/integrase: MRNEQLPLFPPPGAKPKRLEEPREAQPVAETAPLAPTSSLNVAIGAYHEQMLRQGLSKYTIQAFGGDLNLFRKYVGANIALNEINVETLNRYLTWLRYERGVPCSPKSYQRRLTTLKVFFAWLKHIEMIQQDPAAPIAHQPVTPPLPQVLYADQVTRLLDAARAARDAEKSDARPYLLVTLLLTTGIKKSETIALRLGDIDLSNPQQPVLFIRYEEAKKRFKERKLKLPLDLSDSLARYRAQYAPKEHLFECTARNLEYVLADLAKTSGLGDTVSFESLRWTCALRDFESGMPDDLIRQKLGLTTITWEDAGERLKRLAAKPL, from the coding sequence ATGCGAAACGAACAACTCCCGCTTTTTCCTCCTCCTGGAGCAAAGCCAAAACGTCTCGAAGAACCGCGCGAGGCACAGCCCGTCGCTGAAACAGCGCCCCTCGCGCCGACTTCGTCGCTCAACGTGGCGATTGGCGCGTATCACGAGCAAATGCTTCGCCAAGGTTTGTCCAAGTACACGATTCAAGCATTCGGCGGCGATCTCAATTTGTTTCGCAAGTACGTCGGCGCGAATATCGCGCTGAACGAGATCAACGTCGAAACGTTGAATCGTTACCTCACTTGGTTGCGTTATGAGCGCGGCGTACCGTGCAGTCCGAAATCGTACCAGCGGCGCTTGACGACGCTCAAAGTTTTTTTCGCGTGGCTCAAGCACATCGAGATGATTCAACAAGACCCTGCCGCGCCAATCGCGCACCAGCCGGTCACACCGCCGCTGCCCCAAGTACTCTACGCCGACCAAGTGACGCGCTTGCTCGACGCGGCGCGCGCCGCGCGCGATGCCGAAAAGAGCGACGCGCGACCGTACTTGCTCGTCACGCTTTTGCTGACGACCGGCATCAAGAAAAGCGAAACGATCGCGCTGCGCCTCGGCGACATTGATCTTTCGAACCCGCAACAACCGGTGCTGTTCATTCGTTACGAGGAAGCAAAGAAACGTTTCAAGGAACGCAAACTCAAATTGCCGCTGGACTTGTCCGATTCGCTCGCGCGTTATCGCGCGCAGTACGCGCCGAAAGAGCATCTCTTCGAATGCACCGCGCGCAACCTCGAGTACGTGCTCGCCGATCTCGCGAAAACGTCCGGGCTGGGCGACACCGTCTCGTTCGAGAGTTTGCGCTGGACCTGCGCGTTGCGCGATTTCGAAAGCGGCATGCCCGACGACCTCATTCGTCAGAAACTGGGACTCACGACCATCACGTGGGAAGATGCGGGCGAGCGACTCAAGCGCCTCGCCGCCAAACCGCTGTAA